A single genomic interval of Brevibacillus brevis harbors:
- a CDS encoding alpha/beta fold hydrolase, translating to MDLYYEVSGEGKPVILLHSGGADLRDWMYVAPILAKHYQVIAFDGRGCGKSPSPTGVANYVDDLLAVMDHFKLDEATLVGHSIGGRIATDFTLTYPQRVSKLVLIAPDLTGYTPSQPFTEWMQKIQETPDVDRMVELSLSACPYRVVMGSPQKDLLTEMAKHNLAKMFEWATWESVWPQPPAIERLEKLANQTCLIIGKEDALDAKRITEYFKEVLPERRFVEITGADHKPTLTHPEEIARAITEFLED from the coding sequence ATGGATTTGTACTATGAGGTTTCAGGGGAAGGAAAACCAGTCATTTTATTGCACAGTGGCGGTGCTGATTTGCGAGATTGGATGTATGTCGCGCCGATTTTGGCGAAGCATTATCAGGTCATCGCTTTCGACGGACGCGGATGCGGGAAATCGCCGTCTCCAACAGGAGTAGCGAACTACGTCGATGATTTGCTTGCCGTTATGGACCATTTTAAGCTGGACGAAGCCACGCTCGTAGGGCACTCAATAGGCGGACGAATTGCAACGGATTTTACGCTGACTTATCCGCAGCGAGTGAGCAAGCTCGTGCTGATTGCTCCTGATTTGACAGGGTATACACCGAGTCAGCCATTCACGGAATGGATGCAGAAAATCCAAGAAACGCCGGATGTTGACCGTATGGTAGAGCTTTCCTTATCGGCCTGCCCGTACCGCGTCGTGATGGGAAGTCCACAGAAGGATCTTCTGACAGAGATGGCGAAACATAATTTAGCAAAAATGTTCGAGTGGGCGACATGGGAGTCTGTATGGCCGCAGCCGCCTGCGATTGAACGGCTCGAAAAATTAGCCAATCAAACATGCTTGATAATCGGCAAGGAAGATGCCCTGGATGCGAAACGGATTACTGAATATTTTAAAGAAGTATTACCAGAGAGAAGGTTTGTTGAGATTACGGGTGCCGATCATAAACCAACGTTGACGCATCCTGAAGAAATCGCTCGCGCTATCACTGAATTTTTGGAGGATTGA
- a CDS encoding TetR/AcrR family transcriptional regulator translates to MPRTPAENERIRQAAKDKIHAAAMTLFIKKGYHATSIDDVAKQAQISKGLLYNYYKGKEELLAAMVQVRIEEVKEVMEAATQLATPHEQLRHIVNGALDNVYQRPDIYRFYLNLQTQPEDDRVLASYREQLNEESRRQFEVQCQIFKQLGVKQPRLRSLYFSSALQGAMLMMTTYPEGFPVEEMKEQMIREYCSPPEES, encoded by the coding sequence GTGCCGCGTACCCCAGCTGAAAATGAGCGAATTCGCCAAGCTGCAAAAGACAAAATCCATGCAGCCGCAATGACGCTCTTCATAAAAAAAGGCTACCACGCGACCTCAATCGACGATGTAGCCAAACAGGCCCAGATATCGAAGGGACTTCTTTACAACTATTACAAAGGAAAAGAAGAGCTTCTCGCCGCGATGGTTCAGGTACGGATCGAGGAAGTAAAAGAAGTGATGGAGGCTGCGACTCAGCTTGCAACGCCGCACGAACAACTGCGCCATATTGTCAACGGTGCGCTTGATAACGTCTACCAGCGGCCGGATATCTATCGTTTTTACTTGAATTTGCAAACGCAGCCCGAAGATGATCGGGTACTTGCTTCTTACAGAGAGCAATTAAATGAGGAGTCGCGCAGGCAGTTTGAAGTCCAGTGCCAGATATTCAAACAGTTAGGCGTAAAGCAGCCCAGATTGAGATCGCTCTATTTTTCTTCGGCGCTCCAAGGAGCAATGTTGATGATGACGACTTATCCGGAAGGGTTTCCGGTTGAAGAGATGAAGGAGCAGATGATTCGGGAGTATTGTAGTCCTCCGGAAGAATCATAG
- a CDS encoding GntR family transcriptional regulator, which translates to MDTNLIKQIERPSLREQVYQGLKKAIVMLELKPGQRVNDNELAALFGVSRTPVREALKRLEDEGLIESVPGSLTRVTPLLEKEAKNAFPVVAALHGLAARLAMPVESEVIRSLKQWNEKLQVALEQQDVIKAIEADDGFHEVILEAAGNREIYLALERVVPKIRRLEFARFGSLEGVESVEQHRRIIEAIRDNNSQLASSLMEENWINLGRLLTNHSNDE; encoded by the coding sequence ATGGACACTAACCTCATCAAACAAATCGAACGCCCATCATTACGCGAACAGGTATACCAAGGCTTGAAGAAAGCGATTGTCATGCTAGAGCTAAAGCCAGGACAACGGGTCAACGACAACGAACTGGCGGCTTTATTTGGCGTGAGTCGAACTCCTGTGAGAGAAGCGCTCAAACGGTTGGAGGACGAAGGGCTTATTGAATCCGTTCCCGGCTCTCTCACACGAGTGACACCCTTACTTGAAAAGGAGGCGAAGAACGCGTTTCCAGTTGTTGCGGCCTTGCACGGGTTGGCAGCACGATTGGCGATGCCAGTTGAATCGGAGGTCATCCGTAGTCTGAAGCAATGGAATGAAAAGCTGCAGGTCGCACTCGAACAGCAAGATGTGATCAAAGCGATTGAAGCAGATGACGGCTTTCACGAGGTGATCCTCGAGGCTGCGGGGAATCGTGAAATTTACCTGGCACTTGAGCGAGTTGTACCGAAAATTCGGCGTTTGGAATTTGCTCGGTTCGGTTCTTTAGAAGGGGTGGAGTCAGTAGAACAGCACCGTAGAATCATCGAAGCGATTCGAGACAACAACAGTCAGCTAGCCTCTTCTTTGATGGAAGAAAACTGGATCAACCTTGGCAGATTGCTTACGAACCATTCCAATGATGAATAG
- the glyA gene encoding serine hydroxymethyltransferase, translating into MSTVEMKGEVHDSRVLQWARSIIEESPSHRLIQQEIVNAVNRNAIWRGEECLNLLAPEAPTTPIVRQLLASEVGTRAAEGHIGSTQRWFAGTKYIDEIEALCVELLKKVFQANFADHRLVASMIGNMTVYAALTQPGDTIMTIAQPFGGHSSNRVDGPAGIRGLQIVDVPMDPVELTVDLDEFAKVARQVRPKLVTLGASMTLFPFPLKEMAEIVKEWGGRIYFDGAHQLGLIGGGQFQDPLREGACVMTGSAGKTFSGPQSGIIVWNDPELSVPITDAIFPALAATHQVNRVAALAAAAAEFLAFGTEYMAQIVTNAQALGKAFDDRGIRVLCAHKGYTRTHQVILDVKEFGGGYEVGKRLAEANIITNKNLIPGDGPEDWDFPSGLRIGTTEVTRFGMKEQEMDTIAELIVSVLSGREKPEVVQSKVIELRRSFSKMQYCFPE; encoded by the coding sequence ATGAGTACGGTTGAAATGAAGGGGGAAGTACATGATTCGCGTGTTTTGCAATGGGCGCGTTCCATTATCGAAGAGAGTCCGTCCCACCGTCTGATTCAGCAAGAGATCGTGAATGCAGTAAACCGCAATGCGATTTGGCGAGGCGAGGAATGCTTGAATTTGCTCGCACCAGAAGCACCCACTACGCCCATCGTACGTCAACTGCTCGCTTCTGAGGTAGGTACTCGCGCTGCGGAAGGACATATCGGCAGCACGCAGAGATGGTTTGCTGGCACGAAATATATCGATGAAATCGAAGCGTTATGTGTTGAGCTGTTGAAAAAAGTATTCCAAGCCAATTTCGCTGACCATCGATTGGTAGCCAGCATGATTGGGAACATGACGGTCTATGCGGCGTTAACGCAACCGGGCGATACGATTATGACGATCGCGCAACCGTTTGGGGGACATTCCAGCAATCGGGTGGACGGGCCTGCTGGCATTCGTGGTTTGCAAATTGTCGATGTGCCAATGGACCCTGTTGAGCTTACTGTTGATCTGGACGAGTTCGCCAAAGTCGCACGGCAAGTTAGGCCAAAGCTCGTTACCCTAGGCGCGTCCATGACGTTATTTCCATTTCCACTGAAGGAGATGGCTGAGATCGTGAAAGAATGGGGTGGTCGCATTTATTTTGATGGTGCACACCAGTTGGGGTTGATCGGAGGCGGTCAATTTCAGGACCCGTTGCGAGAAGGGGCATGTGTGATGACTGGCTCGGCTGGGAAAACGTTTAGCGGTCCACAAAGCGGCATCATCGTCTGGAATGACCCGGAACTATCTGTACCGATAACAGATGCCATCTTCCCGGCACTTGCCGCTACACATCAAGTCAACCGGGTAGCGGCATTGGCAGCAGCGGCGGCAGAGTTTTTGGCATTTGGCACGGAATACATGGCACAAATTGTGACGAATGCACAAGCACTGGGTAAAGCATTCGATGATCGGGGAATACGGGTGCTTTGCGCACACAAAGGCTATACACGTACACATCAAGTCATTCTGGACGTAAAAGAGTTTGGTGGTGGTTACGAGGTAGGCAAGCGATTGGCTGAAGCGAATATCATCACGAACAAAAATTTGATTCCAGGTGACGGACCAGAGGATTGGGACTTCCCAAGCGGTTTGCGTATCGGGACGACAGAAGTCACCCGCTTTGGCATGAAAGAACAAGAGATGGACACGATTGCAGAGCTGATTGTAAGTGTGTTGTCCGGCAGGGAAAAGCCCGAGGTTGTCCAGTCAAAGGTGATCGAATTGCGCAGATCGTTTAGCAAGATGCAGTACTGCTTCCCAGAATAG
- a CDS encoding MarR family winged helix-turn-helix transcriptional regulator, protein MSTDHTNSDVTIDHTTKELALVFGQLKRIGHVFSPSKDLRQSELNLLVHLTYVSPPGTNGIRVSELGKQLKITSAAVTHVIQSLEQLGLITRTVGPKDRRSILVAPTKEGFDFVAAREQELFNRFQQLHEYLGTDDAQALIRILTKSIRFLHSYQDSDESQP, encoded by the coding sequence ATGAGTACAGACCATACAAACTCGGATGTTACCATTGATCATACGACGAAAGAGCTGGCTCTCGTATTTGGCCAGTTAAAGCGGATCGGACATGTTTTCAGTCCTTCGAAAGACCTTCGTCAGAGCGAATTGAATTTGCTTGTTCACTTGACCTACGTAAGTCCCCCAGGCACGAACGGCATCAGAGTTTCCGAGCTAGGCAAGCAGTTGAAAATAACGTCAGCAGCCGTGACGCATGTCATTCAATCACTCGAACAACTTGGGCTTATCACCCGTACCGTGGGACCCAAGGATCGACGCTCCATTCTCGTGGCCCCTACGAAAGAGGGCTTTGATTTTGTGGCAGCGAGAGAGCAAGAGCTGTTTAATCGTTTTCAGCAACTGCATGAGTATCTTGGTACGGATGATGCGCAGGCACTCATACGGATATTAACGAAATCAATCAGATTCCTGCATTCCTATCAGGATAGCGATGAATCACAACCATAG
- a CDS encoding NAD-dependent epimerase/dehydratase family protein: MNVFLTGITGYVGSVVAEHFQSLGYQVAGLVRSEEKAELLLTQGFTPIVGDLADTTLLTESVKKFDGVIHMAISHTSDMEKLDVAAVQAMLDGLEGTGKPFIYTSGTLIYNDTYDNVVDENSPLNPLPFLQWKANQEQEVLGAAERNIRTIVIRPTLVYGRGGGLVQATIQRTKLSQSANYIDDGQTAWSTIDIDDLARLYECAFLRAQPGSLFNATSKEMITTKELITSIAKIAGIEKVESWSYEDAAKALGPAAWGASINQRISGLRAEQQLHWSPSANSLLKELEQGSYQNNKKP; this comes from the coding sequence ATGAATGTTTTCCTTACAGGAATAACTGGTTACGTCGGGTCCGTAGTCGCCGAGCATTTTCAGTCTCTGGGGTATCAGGTTGCTGGACTTGTTCGATCGGAAGAGAAAGCGGAGCTGTTGCTCACACAAGGGTTCACCCCTATTGTTGGCGATCTTGCGGATACCACACTACTAACCGAAAGTGTTAAAAAATTCGATGGTGTCATTCATATGGCGATCTCGCACACATCTGATATGGAAAAATTGGATGTAGCAGCGGTTCAGGCCATGCTAGATGGTTTGGAAGGCACAGGGAAGCCATTCATTTATACGAGTGGAACGCTGATCTATAACGATACGTACGATAATGTCGTGGATGAGAACTCCCCTCTCAATCCTTTGCCTTTTCTCCAATGGAAAGCGAACCAGGAGCAGGAAGTGTTAGGAGCAGCCGAGCGCAATATTCGTACGATCGTCATACGTCCTACACTTGTATACGGTCGTGGCGGTGGACTCGTCCAAGCAACGATTCAAAGGACGAAGCTCTCCCAATCAGCCAACTATATCGATGACGGGCAAACAGCATGGTCTACTATCGATATTGATGATTTGGCGAGACTATACGAATGCGCTTTTTTACGAGCACAGCCAGGCTCATTATTCAATGCAACTTCCAAGGAAATGATCACGACGAAAGAGCTCATAACTTCGATCGCAAAAATAGCTGGGATAGAAAAAGTGGAATCATGGAGCTATGAGGATGCGGCAAAAGCGTTAGGACCAGCCGCTTGGGGGGCGAGCATCAACCAGAGGATATCTGGATTACGCGCGGAACAACAGCTACATTGGAGCCCCTCTGCAAACTCGCTCCTCAAAGAGCTGGAGCAAGGTTCTTATCAAAACAACAAAAAACCATAG
- a CDS encoding substrate-binding domain-containing protein, whose amino-acid sequence MAQLANVSIATVSRVLNNSKPVRPELRERVLKIVQETGFQPNAIARSLVSKETRIIGVMIPDISNNFYSNLIYGIDSVISEYDYSMFLAISDEVVDKELKYLRLFKEKQIDGVIIASIHFLEGNIQTLQEIQVPLVVTGHDLPGYQIPTVNVNNVQASYDATAYLISQGHTKIACISGPLWDPPCGLDRMGGYRKAMRAHDLPIHEGFVVEGEFTAKSGYEAMRRICEEKIRPTAVFVATDLMAVGVLNYLYDHGIRVPEDISVMGFDNLELASLSRPMLTTVQNDPFMYGKAAAEQLLRQIRIEPVEKMSTVPHHLVIRQTVSALLE is encoded by the coding sequence ATCGCACAACTCGCCAACGTTTCCATCGCGACTGTTTCGCGCGTGCTGAACAATTCCAAGCCAGTCCGTCCAGAGCTGCGGGAAAGAGTTTTGAAAATCGTGCAAGAGACGGGCTTTCAACCGAATGCGATTGCCAGGAGCTTGGTCAGCAAAGAAACCCGCATCATCGGGGTGATGATTCCCGATATCTCCAACAATTTTTACTCCAATCTCATTTATGGGATCGACAGTGTCATTAGCGAGTACGACTACAGCATGTTCTTGGCGATATCCGATGAAGTAGTGGACAAAGAGCTGAAGTACTTGCGCCTGTTCAAAGAAAAACAAATCGATGGTGTCATTATCGCGAGTATTCACTTCCTGGAGGGCAATATCCAGACGCTGCAAGAGATTCAGGTTCCCCTAGTTGTTACCGGCCACGATTTGCCCGGCTATCAGATTCCGACTGTCAACGTCAACAATGTGCAAGCCTCCTATGATGCTACTGCTTATCTCATCTCACAAGGCCACACTAAAATCGCGTGTATATCAGGTCCACTGTGGGACCCGCCGTGCGGTCTGGATCGCATGGGCGGTTACCGAAAAGCCATGCGGGCACATGATTTGCCCATCCATGAAGGATTCGTCGTGGAAGGAGAATTCACAGCCAAGAGCGGTTACGAAGCCATGCGCCGTATTTGTGAGGAAAAAATTCGTCCGACAGCAGTTTTTGTTGCAACAGACCTGATGGCGGTTGGCGTCCTCAATTACTTGTACGACCATGGCATTCGTGTACCAGAAGACATCTCCGTCATGGGCTTCGACAATTTGGAGCTCGCCTCCCTTTCCCGCCCTATGCTCACCACCGTGCAAAATGACCCGTTCATGTACGGAAAAGCCGCAGCAGAGCAATTACTCAGACAAATCCGCATTGAACCCGTAGAGAAAATGAGCACCGTCCCACACCATCTCGTGATTCGCCAAACTGTAAGCGCTTTACTGGAATGA
- a CDS encoding sugar phosphate isomerase/epimerase family protein, translating into MKLGVFTVLFSEKSFEEMLDHVRAAGLEAVEIGTGCYPGNAHCNLDELLENPEKRRAYKKAVEDRGLIISALSCHGNPLTPEKSFAQQSHDTFVKTVQLAEMLEVPVVNCFSGTAGDHEGAKYPSWPVAPWPNEYRDVLHWQWNEKLIPYWREWTAYATEHHVKVALELHGGFLVHTPGTLLKLREQVGEGIGANFDPSHMWWQGIDPVAAIKILGKEKAIYHFHAKDTYIDQEKVNMYGLTDMNSYANLHERAWYFRTVGYGHSQQTWADMMSALRMNGYDYVVSIEHEDAIMSMEEGFQRAVQNLQQVILREPVQNLWWV; encoded by the coding sequence ATGAAGCTTGGTGTATTTACCGTTCTATTTAGCGAGAAGTCGTTCGAAGAAATGCTGGATCATGTGAGGGCAGCAGGTTTAGAAGCGGTGGAAATCGGCACAGGCTGCTATCCGGGCAATGCGCACTGCAATCTGGATGAGCTGTTGGAAAATCCGGAAAAAAGACGAGCGTACAAAAAAGCAGTAGAGGATCGGGGATTGATAATCAGCGCACTCAGTTGTCACGGCAACCCATTGACACCAGAGAAAAGCTTTGCGCAGCAGTCCCACGATACGTTTGTGAAAACGGTACAGCTAGCCGAGATGCTGGAGGTGCCTGTGGTCAATTGCTTTTCTGGTACGGCAGGTGACCACGAAGGAGCGAAGTACCCAAGCTGGCCCGTTGCTCCTTGGCCCAATGAGTATCGCGACGTGCTCCATTGGCAATGGAACGAGAAGCTTATCCCGTACTGGCGCGAGTGGACTGCTTATGCGACTGAGCATCATGTCAAGGTTGCGTTGGAACTACATGGGGGCTTTCTCGTGCACACACCAGGCACACTGCTGAAGCTGCGGGAACAGGTAGGCGAGGGGATTGGGGCAAACTTCGATCCAAGTCACATGTGGTGGCAAGGAATTGATCCGGTAGCTGCGATCAAAATCTTGGGCAAAGAAAAAGCTATCTATCATTTCCATGCCAAAGACACGTATATTGACCAGGAAAAAGTGAACATGTACGGGTTGACGGATATGAATTCCTACGCCAATCTTCATGAACGTGCCTGGTATTTCCGAACCGTAGGCTATGGGCATTCCCAACAGACGTGGGCGGATATGATGAGTGCACTGCGTATGAATGGATACGATTATGTCGTGAGCATCGAGCACGAGGATGCCATCATGTCGATGGAAGAAGGTTTTCAGCGCGCTGTTCAAAACCTGCAGCAAGTCATCTTGCGAGAACCAGTCCAGAATCTATGGTGGGTGTAG
- a CDS encoding Gfo/Idh/MocA family protein, whose protein sequence is MTSQRKWKIGIIGAGGITEAHLEAIREEPRAEVVAIADVSAEMAAYRAKRHDIPQVFTEYETMLQESDIDAIIVCVPNYLHAEATKSALAAGKHLLCEKPMAMNAQEAEEMIEAAKKADKILMVAQNNRFRSDSLQVKAWLKAGKLGNIYHAKTGWVRRNGIPGWGSWFTQKERAGGGPLIDIGVHMLDLTLWLLDHPKPVSVLGQTYAQFGPHKRGLSEWGTIDDTGKFDVEDMAVAMITFENGLSLTLDASWASHIEEENVFLQLYGQEGGASLRLLDNQFTLYHEWNGVTASTELKSKPQKERVLLFRNFVDAIEGKAEVLCTPEQALYINRLIEAIYASAQKGEAVRF, encoded by the coding sequence ATGACGAGTCAACGCAAATGGAAAATCGGAATCATCGGTGCAGGGGGGATTACAGAAGCACACTTGGAGGCGATCAGAGAAGAGCCGCGAGCGGAGGTAGTTGCCATTGCAGATGTTTCCGCAGAAATGGCTGCCTATCGTGCGAAACGGCATGACATTCCACAGGTTTTCACCGAATATGAGACAATGCTACAAGAGTCTGATATAGATGCGATCATTGTTTGTGTCCCGAACTACTTGCATGCAGAGGCCACCAAAAGTGCGCTTGCAGCAGGCAAACACTTGCTGTGCGAAAAGCCGATGGCGATGAATGCCCAGGAAGCAGAAGAAATGATCGAAGCTGCAAAGAAAGCAGACAAAATCCTCATGGTCGCACAAAACAACCGATTCCGAAGCGATTCCCTGCAAGTCAAAGCATGGCTGAAGGCAGGCAAGCTGGGAAATATTTATCACGCCAAAACCGGTTGGGTCAGACGTAATGGGATTCCAGGATGGGGAAGCTGGTTTACGCAAAAAGAAAGGGCAGGCGGCGGTCCGTTGATTGATATCGGCGTACATATGCTCGATTTGACCTTATGGCTCTTGGATCATCCAAAGCCTGTATCCGTCCTCGGGCAAACGTACGCGCAATTTGGGCCTCACAAACGCGGCTTGTCAGAGTGGGGCACGATCGATGATACCGGTAAGTTTGACGTGGAAGATATGGCAGTGGCGATGATCACCTTTGAGAATGGATTGTCGCTTACGCTCGATGCAAGCTGGGCTTCTCACATCGAAGAGGAAAACGTTTTCCTTCAACTATATGGACAAGAAGGCGGGGCATCCCTTCGTTTATTGGATAACCAGTTCACGCTTTATCACGAGTGGAACGGCGTAACTGCCTCGACAGAATTAAAATCAAAGCCTCAAAAAGAGCGCGTACTCCTATTCCGTAATTTCGTAGACGCCATCGAAGGGAAAGCAGAGGTGCTCTGCACACCGGAACAAGCCTTGTACATCAACAGATTGATCGAAGCCATCTACGCATCCGCACAAAAAGGGGAAGCAGTCCGTTTCTAA
- a CDS encoding ABC transporter substrate-binding protein: protein MKVANRLTSVGLTLLMAISLAACSSTPQQASTDTAPSQPSTPTAPKTEPAQPTDEKIKLVYARGKDATDSTKKLVEAFQKNHPNIEVEIREMPADSGQSHDQYVTMFSAQSSEIDVFDLDVIWPAEFAQAGYLLPLDRLMEQDGIETGKYIKGAMDAGNFGGQQWTMPKFIDAGLLFYRKDLVSEAPKTWDDLIAQAKTTKGKGGTKFGYLMQAKQYEGLVCNFVEFSASYGGKILDEQGKVAVNNPATIKGLKKMIEVVKSDFVPTNITTFMEPESHTAFLEGQAPFIRNWPYQFALAQDQAQSKIVDQVAIAPLPAGDAGSAAALGGWMGGINKFSKHPKEAWEFLKFMTGPEGQKISAVEGGLAPTYLPAYEDADVQKASPLFANKDFVDGVSAAVSRPTTPIYPKISEVIQIEVSKALAGQQTVEQAVQNMETQMNDLMKK from the coding sequence ATGAAAGTTGCAAACAGACTTACATCCGTTGGACTTACCTTATTAATGGCCATCTCATTGGCAGCATGTTCTTCTACACCTCAGCAAGCATCTACGGATACAGCCCCATCACAGCCTTCAACACCAACCGCACCCAAAACAGAGCCAGCACAGCCCACAGACGAAAAAATCAAGCTTGTCTACGCACGCGGAAAAGACGCGACGGATTCCACCAAAAAGCTCGTGGAAGCTTTCCAAAAAAACCATCCAAATATCGAAGTAGAAATCCGTGAGATGCCTGCCGATTCCGGACAGAGTCATGATCAATACGTCACCATGTTCAGTGCGCAATCGTCCGAGATCGACGTGTTTGACCTCGATGTCATCTGGCCTGCTGAATTCGCACAAGCGGGTTATCTTCTGCCGCTCGACCGCCTGATGGAGCAAGATGGAATCGAGACTGGAAAATATATAAAAGGGGCCATGGATGCCGGGAACTTTGGCGGTCAGCAATGGACTATGCCCAAGTTTATCGACGCGGGACTCCTGTTTTACCGCAAAGATCTCGTATCCGAAGCACCAAAGACGTGGGATGACCTGATTGCCCAAGCGAAAACTACGAAGGGCAAGGGCGGCACGAAGTTCGGCTACCTGATGCAAGCCAAGCAATATGAAGGATTGGTTTGTAACTTTGTCGAGTTTAGTGCATCATACGGTGGGAAAATTTTGGATGAACAAGGAAAAGTAGCGGTCAACAATCCTGCTACGATCAAAGGATTGAAAAAAATGATCGAGGTCGTCAAATCTGATTTCGTCCCAACCAATATCACCACATTCATGGAGCCGGAATCACACACCGCATTCCTCGAGGGGCAGGCACCTTTTATCCGCAACTGGCCGTATCAGTTCGCGCTGGCGCAGGATCAGGCCCAGTCCAAAATCGTCGATCAAGTCGCGATCGCTCCACTGCCAGCAGGAGATGCAGGCTCGGCAGCAGCACTCGGCGGTTGGATGGGCGGAATCAACAAGTTCTCGAAGCACCCGAAAGAAGCATGGGAATTCCTCAAATTCATGACAGGTCCAGAGGGTCAGAAAATATCCGCGGTAGAAGGTGGGCTCGCCCCAACTTACCTGCCAGCCTACGAAGATGCCGATGTTCAAAAAGCCAGTCCGTTGTTTGCCAACAAAGACTTCGTCGATGGCGTAAGTGCTGCTGTATCTCGTCCAACGACTCCGATCTATCCAAAAATTTCGGAAGTAATCCAGATTGAAGTGTCCAAAGCACTCGCGGGACAGCAAACAGTCGAGCAAGCGGTGCAAAACATGGAAACGCAGATGAACGACTTGATGAAAAAATAA
- a CDS encoding carbohydrate ABC transporter permease: MNRSTKRSLSEKQMGYLLIFPALLIILVIAIWPVMRSFWISLHDIRLNDPTKSEIHSSYGLDMERYVSTLPNLLRYVKREADSAQGSSKEKLNALQAQIEQMNTSLNQTGEVASRYQMIDQLLLDFKPVPIELKYVSLSNEQTESIKTSLAEVRAVLLQMSEQKLLSKPEGALGVIQGIEASIIEPNFVGFTYYKKFLTDARMWGALYNTAFFTVISVAIELVLGILIALLINRPFRGRSLVRATVLIPWAIPTVISAMMWKFLYDGQNGIVAYLFEQAGLISDMGMLLTTKAGAMFSVILADVWKTTPFMALLLFAGLQTIPQSLYEAASVDGATRTQQFFRITLPMLKSTILVALLFRTLDAFRVFDLIYTLTGGAPGNSTETISIYAYKTMFAQMSFGEGSALAVIVFLCVVLISIGYVKILGADLLSDGSGK, encoded by the coding sequence ATGAATCGATCAACCAAAAGGTCTCTTTCAGAAAAACAGATGGGGTATTTGCTGATTTTTCCTGCACTGCTCATCATACTTGTTATCGCGATTTGGCCTGTTATGCGATCCTTTTGGATCAGTCTGCACGATATCCGGTTGAACGACCCGACGAAATCAGAGATTCACTCTTCATATGGACTAGATATGGAACGCTACGTCAGTACGTTACCCAATTTGCTCCGGTATGTGAAGAGGGAGGCGGACTCTGCACAGGGGTCATCAAAGGAAAAACTGAACGCGCTCCAAGCGCAAATCGAACAAATGAACACTTCCCTCAACCAAACAGGCGAGGTCGCGAGCCGATACCAAATGATCGACCAGCTATTGCTTGACTTTAAACCAGTTCCCATAGAACTTAAATATGTGAGCCTCTCGAACGAACAAACAGAGTCTATCAAAACCAGCTTGGCGGAAGTCAGAGCGGTCCTTTTGCAAATGAGTGAACAAAAGCTGCTTTCGAAGCCAGAGGGTGCTCTTGGCGTGATCCAAGGCATTGAAGCTTCGATTATCGAGCCCAACTTTGTTGGTTTTACCTACTACAAGAAGTTTTTAACGGATGCTCGGATGTGGGGGGCTCTGTACAATACGGCGTTTTTTACCGTTATCTCCGTTGCCATTGAACTGGTGCTCGGCATATTGATTGCACTATTGATCAATCGACCTTTTCGCGGTCGGAGTCTTGTACGAGCAACCGTGCTAATACCGTGGGCGATTCCGACTGTGATCTCTGCGATGATGTGGAAGTTTTTGTACGATGGGCAAAATGGCATCGTCGCCTATCTTTTTGAGCAGGCAGGGCTGATCTCGGATATGGGAATGCTGCTAACAACAAAGGCTGGAGCCATGTTTTCCGTCATTTTGGCAGATGTGTGGAAGACGACGCCATTCATGGCCTTGCTTTTATTTGCAGGCTTGCAAACGATCCCGCAAAGCTTGTACGAGGCAGCTTCTGTCGACGGTGCCACCCGCACCCAGCAATTTTTTCGTATTACGCTTCCGATGCTGAAATCAACCATTCTGGTGGCGCTATTGTTTCGTACACTTGATGCGTTCCGCGTATTTGATTTGATTTACACGCTGACTGGTGGGGCACCCGGGAACTCGACTGAGACGATTTCCATCTACGCGTACAAAACGATGTTCGCTCAAATGAGCTTTGGGGAAGGCTCGGCGCTCGCAGTCATTGTCTTTTTGTGTGTGGTATTGATCTCCATCGGCTATGTCAAAATATTGGGAGCTGATCTGCTGAGTGATGGCAGCGGCAAATAA